In Calothrix sp. PCC 7507, one DNA window encodes the following:
- a CDS encoding Uma2 family endonuclease has translation MYQTDPPLTPSEVLPTMYARKSEDPQDLDTSEQNHPRPPWETMPTMYDLPSEDPEEPGLPDEFHDFQPQLLRETCQPPNYPTGEMFIGTDLNLYYDARNRLWYKRPDWFLVLGVSRAQQQQDMRLSYVVWQEGIAPFLVVELLSPGTEGEDLGQTLRDANKPPTKWLVYEQNLRIPYYIVFDRYQNQLQVFQLTATRYQAVAVPEQKFWFEELQLGLGVWQGRYQQTQGLWLRWYDAMGNWILTPEERAEQEHQRAEQEHQRAEQEHQRAEQERQRAEKLAQRLRSLGVDPDT, from the coding sequence ATGTACCAGACAGATCCGCCCCTGACTCCTAGTGAAGTTCTGCCAACGATGTATGCTCGCAAGAGCGAAGATCCACAAGATCTAGATACATCTGAGCAAAATCATCCTCGTCCACCTTGGGAAACCATGCCGACAATGTATGATCTACCAAGTGAAGACCCAGAGGAGCCTGGTTTGCCGGACGAATTCCACGACTTCCAACCGCAACTATTACGGGAAACCTGCCAACCCCCAAACTACCCAACAGGGGAAATGTTCATCGGCACAGATTTAAATCTGTATTATGATGCCCGGAATCGGCTGTGGTACAAAAGACCAGACTGGTTTTTGGTGTTAGGTGTATCTCGCGCTCAACAACAACAAGATATGCGTTTGAGCTATGTTGTTTGGCAGGAGGGGATAGCACCGTTTTTAGTAGTTGAATTGCTCTCACCGGGTACAGAAGGGGAAGATTTAGGCCAGACATTAAGGGATGCTAACAAGCCACCAACAAAATGGTTGGTATATGAACAGAATTTACGAATCCCTTACTATATCGTTTTTGATCGCTATCAGAATCAGTTGCAAGTGTTTCAATTAACAGCAACGCGATATCAAGCAGTAGCAGTTCCAGAACAGAAGTTTTGGTTTGAGGAATTGCAATTAGGTTTAGGGGTGTGGCAGGGTCGCTATCAGCAAACACAGGGTTTATGGCTGCGTTGGTATGATGCTATGGGTAACTGGATTTTGACTCCAGAGGAACGGGCTGAACAAGAACACCAACGAGCTGAACAGGAACATCAACGAGCTGAACAGGAACATCAACGGGCTGAACAGGAACGCCAACGGGCGGAAAAATTGGCTCAAAGATTGCGATCGCTTGGTGTCGATCCAGATACTTGA
- a CDS encoding type II toxin-antitoxin system VapC family toxin codes for MTIYILDTDHLSLYGRNHPVVIARLLASQVQLTTTAINVEEQLRGRLAQVAEAKDRATLSSAYQRLVETVMLPSEFQIFQYDEKSHDIYQALKAQRIRVGTQDLRIASITLAYGGILLTRNLRDFDKIPGLNIQDWSI; via the coding sequence ATGACGATTTACATTTTAGATACGGATCATCTCAGTCTTTATGGACGGAATCACCCAGTAGTAATTGCAAGGCTTTTAGCGTCTCAAGTGCAACTGACAACCACTGCTATCAATGTTGAAGAACAGTTAAGGGGTCGTTTAGCTCAAGTTGCTGAAGCTAAAGATAGAGCTACACTCTCAAGTGCTTATCAACGACTTGTAGAAACAGTGATGCTGCCGTCTGAATTTCAGATTTTTCAGTATGATGAAAAATCCCACGATATTTACCAAGCACTCAAGGCGCAACGGATTCGCGTTGGTACTCAAGATTTACGCATTGCATCTATCACCCTCGCTTACGGTGGTATTCTTTTGACAAGAAATCTCCGAGATTTTGATAAAATTCCTGGACTAAATATCCAAGATTGGTCTATTTAG
- a CDS encoding WecB/TagA/CpsF family glycosyltransferase → MVETDSLPTKRVIDSSITALCLHEHIKTILNWAVARQSRIVCVANVHMVMEAYWHPDFKQILNRADLATPDGAPLVWIMRLLGSHQQERVAGLDILAGVCELAQATNVSLFFVGSQPEILSRMRTRLEKEYPNLKIAAMEPLPFPQLTIEEDTALTKKINDSGAGLVLVSLGCPKQEKWMALHRGKINAVMIGLGGAFPVYAGLQRRAPRFIQNIGLEWLYRLLQEPRRLWKRYLVTIPPFIFLAIKQLLSSQIFSTPFHIRERYLGWKVE, encoded by the coding sequence ATGGTAGAGACGGACTCTCTTCCTACTAAGAGGGTGATTGATTCTTCGATTACTGCTTTATGTTTGCATGAGCATATCAAAACAATATTAAACTGGGCTGTGGCACGACAAAGCCGGATTGTCTGTGTTGCTAATGTCCATATGGTGATGGAAGCTTATTGGCATCCTGATTTTAAACAGATTTTAAACCGAGCAGATTTAGCAACTCCTGATGGAGCGCCTCTAGTTTGGATCATGCGACTTCTCGGTTCACATCAACAAGAGCGCGTCGCTGGGTTGGATATATTGGCTGGTGTGTGTGAACTTGCTCAAGCCACAAATGTTAGTCTTTTCTTTGTTGGTTCGCAGCCGGAAATTCTCTCACGAATGCGTACAAGATTAGAAAAGGAATATCCCAATCTCAAAATTGCGGCGATGGAACCACTGCCATTTCCTCAGTTGACGATAGAAGAAGATACTGCACTAACAAAGAAGATTAATGATAGTGGTGCAGGTTTAGTTTTAGTGTCTTTGGGTTGTCCAAAACAAGAGAAGTGGATGGCACTGCATAGGGGTAAAATTAACGCTGTGATGATTGGTTTAGGGGGTGCATTCCCAGTGTATGCAGGCCTACAAAGGCGGGCACCACGGTTTATTCAAAATATTGGTTTAGAGTGGCTTTATCGGTTGCTACAGGAACCGCGTCGGTTATGGAAGCGTTATTTGGTGACTATTCCGCCATTTATTTTTTTGGCAATCAAGCAGTTATTGTCATCGCAGATTTTTAGTACACCGTTTCATATTCGCGAGCGATATTTAGGTTGGAAAGTTGAATGA
- a CDS encoding type II toxin-antitoxin system VapC family toxin produces the protein MNFLLDTHTLIWWSIDPIRLSQQARNLLDDESNTLFLSIISVWEMQIKLQIGKLTLQMPLPELIKDQQETNDLQLLPIELTLGLTHCTK, from the coding sequence ATGAATTTTCTTTTAGACACCCATACATTAATTTGGTGGTCAATAGACCCCATAAGGCTTTCACAACAAGCGAGAAATTTATTGGATGATGAAAGCAACACTCTATTTTTGAGCATTATTAGTGTTTGGGAAATGCAGATTAAACTCCAGATTGGTAAATTGACTCTTCAGATGCCACTTCCTGAGTTGATCAAAGACCAACAAGAAACAAACGACTTGCAACTTTTACCTATTGAGCTAACTCTAGGACTTACGCACTGTACAAAATGA
- a CDS encoding type II toxin-antitoxin system HicB family antitoxin: MQYQVFVQSPSQNNFVASVVGMPNLTVEGRTEEEAILKVKSALATQLARGKFVTIEMNLENQPATTPQMKYAGIFANDPTFDDFMEKLAVIREESNVATDD; encoded by the coding sequence ATGCAGTATCAAGTTTTTGTTCAGAGTCCATCCCAAAATAATTTTGTGGCCTCAGTTGTTGGGATGCCAAATTTGACTGTTGAGGGGAGGACGGAGGAAGAAGCAATTTTGAAGGTCAAATCTGCCCTAGCAACACAATTAGCTAGGGGTAAATTTGTCACCATTGAGATGAATCTAGAAAATCAGCCTGCAACTACACCCCAGATGAAATATGCGGGAATCTTTGCCAATGATCCCACATTTGATGATTTCATGGAAAAACTAGCGGTTATTCGGGAAGAATCCAATGTCGCAACAGATGATTGA
- a CDS encoding DUF2281 domain-containing protein: MTSQTLNITETLISQLQTLPPEQQQMVVNFVEFLAQKHAQSQPSQNRKKRRVAGLHEGMGWISDDFNEPLPDEFWLGE, encoded by the coding sequence ATGACTTCCCAAACACTGAATATAACTGAGACATTAATTTCCCAACTGCAAACTCTACCACCAGAACAACAACAGATGGTGGTAAATTTTGTGGAATTTCTAGCCCAGAAACACGCCCAATCCCAACCTAGTCAGAACAGAAAAAAGCGGCGCGTTGCTGGACTACATGAAGGCATGGGTTGGATTAGCGACGATTTTAATGAGCCTTTACCAGATGAATTTTGGCTGGGTGAGTGA